One genomic window of Candidatus Zixiibacteriota bacterium includes the following:
- a CDS encoding FAD-binding protein — MATESHSRFFSSLKEKYHQKVILDTDTLPDYFRDASEIRVRPPAIFFAENESDVIEITDLCREEGIPIVFRGAGTGYTGGAVPVPDGLLLSLEHLKKLEIDAGRKMAFCGPGVITIDLMKEAERHSLFYPPDPASYDESSLGGNVAECAGGLHCKKYGVTKDYIIGLRGVTVEGEILKTGVYSDGELFDLAVILTGSEGLLAAITEIAVRLIDLPPKGTTILAAFDNPENSARAVSEITRCGIVPAVMEYMDGDAIACSNQYEKAIEIDNAAALLLFETAGHEDQLQTERIIHICRIFKAIYLKSEGDPEQAENLWKIRRNLSKAVKASAVRKISEDVCVPPSRLPELVAFVARLNEEYPVRINSYGHAGDGNLHVNFLAATEGGKEDEYIDQGIRRLFATTLELGGTLTGEHGIGLTKKEFLYLEFSRATIAFMRGVKEVFDPQYMLNPGKMFC; from the coding sequence GTGGCGACTGAGAGTCACAGTCGGTTTTTTTCTTCTCTCAAAGAGAAGTATCATCAAAAAGTAATTCTTGATACCGATACCCTTCCGGATTATTTCCGAGACGCCTCGGAAATAAGGGTCAGGCCGCCGGCCATATTCTTCGCCGAAAATGAAAGCGATGTCATTGAGATCACCGATCTTTGTCGCGAAGAGGGAATCCCGATTGTTTTCCGCGGCGCCGGAACCGGATACACCGGCGGGGCGGTGCCGGTGCCGGATGGGTTGCTTTTGTCACTGGAACATCTCAAAAAACTTGAAATTGATGCGGGAAGAAAGATGGCTTTCTGCGGCCCGGGAGTTATTACGATTGATTTGATGAAAGAGGCGGAAAGGCATTCCCTGTTTTATCCCCCCGATCCGGCCAGCTATGATGAATCGTCGCTGGGCGGCAATGTGGCCGAATGCGCCGGAGGCCTCCACTGCAAAAAATACGGGGTCACGAAGGATTATATCATCGGCCTGAGAGGCGTGACCGTGGAAGGTGAAATCCTTAAGACCGGGGTGTACTCGGATGGGGAGCTATTTGACCTGGCCGTCATCCTGACCGGCTCCGAGGGACTTCTGGCGGCAATCACCGAAATCGCGGTCCGGTTGATAGACCTTCCCCCCAAAGGGACCACTATCCTGGCTGCCTTTGATAATCCCGAGAACTCGGCCCGGGCGGTCAGCGAGATAACCCGCTGCGGCATTGTTCCGGCGGTTATGGAGTATATGGATGGCGATGCAATCGCCTGCTCTAACCAGTATGAGAAGGCGATAGAAATCGATAATGCGGCCGCCCTGCTTCTTTTCGAGACGGCCGGGCATGAAGACCAGCTTCAGACGGAGCGGATCATCCATATCTGCCGGATTTTCAAGGCGATTTATCTGAAAAGCGAAGGCGATCCAGAACAGGCGGAAAATCTCTGGAAAATCAGGCGGAATCTCTCGAAGGCGGTCAAGGCGTCGGCGGTCAGGAAAATTTCCGAGGATGTCTGTGTGCCTCCCTCGCGGCTTCCCGAACTGGTCGCTTTTGTGGCCCGCCTAAACGAGGAATATCCGGTCAGGATAAACTCTTACGGCCATGCCGGCGACGGCAATCTACATGTCAATTTTCTGGCGGCGACAGAGGGGGGCAAAGAAGATGAATATATAGACCAGGGGATCAGAAGGCTTTTTGCGACAACCCTTGAACTTGGCGGGACTCTGACCGGCGAACATGGAATCGGCCTGACAAAAAAGGAGTTTCTCTATCTTGAATTCAGTCGGGCCACAATCGCCTTCATGAGGGGGGTCAAAGAGGTTTTCGATCCGCAATATATGCTCAACCCCGGCAAGATGTTTTGCTAA
- a CDS encoding citrate (Si)-synthase: protein MATLQKRLSEIIPGLKEEIKNLTKNHGEIKISEVNIGQAYGGMRGVKGMICDTSVVNADTGLVIRGFPIKDLTEKLPEEIFYLLCTGELPDKTALKALQKDLSERAKVPKYVWDVLTAMPKDSHPMVMLDTAILVMEKESEFRKMYDAGMTKDEYWKPMLEDSLNILARMPVIAAGIYRMRFNKGNKIGPKKDLDWGANYAHMLGIKDKSGTFAKLIQLYLTLHSDHEGGNVSAFSCHTVGSALSDAYYAVSAGLNGLAGPLHGLANQECLAWILEVIKKFKGVPSDEDLYKFAWETLKSGQVIPGYGHAVLRVTDPRFTAFLEFGKKYIPDDPVYQLVAKVFDVVPKVLAEQGKVKDPWPNVDAGSGALLYHYGLTEFPYYTVLFAVSRAMGMLSQLVYNRAIGTALTRPKSVSTAWIKKQIPAVPPPQ from the coding sequence ATGGCCACATTACAGAAAAGGTTGTCCGAAATCATTCCTGGACTCAAGGAGGAGATAAAGAATCTCACCAAGAATCATGGTGAGATCAAAATCTCCGAGGTAAACATCGGGCAGGCCTATGGCGGCATGCGCGGTGTCAAGGGAATGATCTGCGACACATCGGTTGTAAACGCCGATACCGGTCTGGTGATTCGGGGCTTCCCGATCAAGGATTTGACCGAGAAACTGCCGGAAGAGATTTTCTATCTTCTCTGCACGGGGGAGCTTCCCGACAAGACCGCTCTGAAAGCGCTTCAGAAAGACCTCTCGGAAAGGGCCAAGGTTCCCAAATATGTTTGGGATGTACTAACGGCCATGCCGAAAGATTCCCACCCGATGGTGATGCTCGATACGGCCATTCTGGTCATGGAGAAGGAATCGGAATTCCGGAAGATGTACGATGCCGGAATGACCAAGGATGAGTACTGGAAACCGATGCTGGAGGATTCGCTCAATATTCTGGCCCGGATGCCGGTAATCGCCGCGGGGATTTACCGCATGCGGTTTAACAAGGGGAACAAGATCGGCCCCAAGAAAGATCTCGACTGGGGCGCCAACTACGCCCATATGCTCGGCATTAAAGATAAATCGGGCACTTTCGCCAAATTGATTCAGCTCTATCTGACGCTGCACAGCGATCATGAGGGCGGCAATGTCAGCGCCTTCTCCTGCCATACGGTCGGCTCGGCGCTTTCCGATGCCTACTATGCCGTATCCGCAGGGCTGAACGGTCTGGCGGGTCCTCTTCATGGTCTGGCCAATCAGGAATGCCTCGCCTGGATTCTGGAAGTAATCAAGAAATTCAAGGGTGTTCCCTCCGATGAGGACTTGTATAAATTCGCGTGGGAGACGCTCAAGTCCGGGCAGGTGATTCCCGGTTACGGCCATGCCGTGCTTCGCGTGACCGACCCGCGTTTCACCGCCTTCTTGGAATTCGGCAAGAAATATATCCCGGATGATCCGGTGTACCAGCTGGTGGCCAAGGTCTTTGATGTAGTACCGAAGGTCCTGGCCGAGCAGGGCAAGGTCAAAGATCCGTGGCCGAATGTTGATGCCGGCTCCGGCGCTTTGCTCTATCACTACGGATTGACCGAGTTCCCGTACTACACCGTTTTGTTTGCGGTGTCGCGTGCCATGGGAATGTTGTCGCAGTTGGTTTACAACCGCGCCATCGGGACGGCCCTTACGCGTCCCAAATCGGTCAGTACCGCATGGATCAAGAAGCAGATTCCGGCGGTTCCGCCGCCGCAGTAA
- a CDS encoding ATP-binding protein: MPDSELGGTLFGPRARLALPIAVILGLLLFVLTYLGIQKSRSDSLELIRQQGTALIESMTLSADNAIKANSLFDLFVQEKFSDLVGFLDSRRDLRYSSAEMADFSSEFGIDAIFIFDTSLTPVAAGARGLFINLEEIRELLMPLIDSLLNDSVSGSRFQTIESGSPGNASLLFLQKSADEKFVFAFVSDALFYSSAKRDIGIGYLVQNIAREVGIEYILFQTEQGIIFSSRKIGPMLKIEKDPFLASALESDTVLSREYLYNEMRVLELVKPFSSVEYPRGLFRLGISLEKYYSIMAGFDRQMIALSAVIFAVLVLAMLYLSGKQKRIKLDRSFKRVKSLSEKVFDSINAGLVTIGKDGTIEMANRQFLNIFAARETEIVGQLWQNLAFRTVIPFDRILSGHHGPGEVESTLELPSGKKHLLINIARLYDYENKEAGAVAVVYDYTGIKELEETARRKERLTELGDLAAGVAHEIRNPLNAISIAAQRLMAEFKPKENPEDFQSFTRQIKSEANRLNEIVSRFLAMARGQSSARNQFDAGHVTEEAVRFLGLGIETDRVKLESRIESGLSIRGNEDRLKQLVINLVRNSLEACGEKGGNVLVRLFRDHEQVVLLVKDTGPGIPEEIRKKIFSPYFTTKDKGTGLGLSIVHQIVEEFQGKMELLTPPGGGAEFRIIFPAA; this comes from the coding sequence ATGCCTGATTCCGAACTTGGCGGTACATTATTTGGCCCCCGGGCGCGACTTGCCCTGCCCATCGCCGTCATCCTGGGACTCCTGTTATTTGTCCTTACCTACCTGGGCATACAGAAGAGCCGCAGCGACAGCCTGGAATTGATACGCCAGCAGGGAACCGCCCTGATCGAAAGCATGACCCTCTCGGCCGATAACGCCATCAAGGCCAATTCCCTGTTCGATCTCTTTGTGCAGGAGAAATTCTCCGACCTGGTCGGGTTTCTCGATAGCCGCCGCGACCTGCGCTATTCCTCCGCCGAGATGGCCGATTTCTCCTCCGAATTCGGCATCGATGCCATTTTTATTTTCGATACCAGCTTAACGCCTGTCGCCGCCGGAGCGCGCGGGCTGTTTATCAATCTGGAGGAAATTCGCGAGTTGCTAATGCCTCTGATTGACTCGCTCCTCAACGATTCGGTCTCCGGCAGCCGCTTCCAAACCATCGAAAGCGGATCGCCGGGAAATGCCTCGCTGCTTTTCCTGCAGAAAAGCGCCGATGAAAAATTTGTCTTTGCCTTTGTCTCCGATGCGCTGTTCTATTCCTCCGCCAAGAGAGATATCGGCATCGGCTACCTGGTGCAGAATATCGCCCGTGAGGTCGGTATTGAGTACATCCTCTTTCAAACCGAACAGGGCATCATCTTCTCCTCCCGCAAAATAGGCCCAATGCTGAAAATCGAGAAAGACCCGTTCCTTGCCTCGGCGCTGGAATCGGATACCGTGCTCTCCCGTGAATATCTCTACAACGAAATGCGGGTTCTGGAATTGGTCAAACCGTTTTCCTCGGTCGAATATCCCCGGGGTCTGTTCCGCCTGGGAATTTCCCTCGAAAAATATTACAGCATTATGGCCGGTTTTGACCGCCAGATGATTGCCTTGAGCGCTGTCATTTTTGCCGTTCTTGTCCTGGCAATGCTCTATTTGTCCGGAAAACAGAAGCGTATCAAACTTGACCGCTCCTTTAAGAGAGTTAAGTCGCTTTCGGAAAAAGTATTTGATAGTATTAATGCCGGGCTGGTCACGATCGGCAAAGATGGTACTATCGAGATGGCCAATCGCCAGTTTCTGAATATTTTCGCCGCCCGGGAAACGGAAATTGTCGGACAGCTCTGGCAAAACCTGGCTTTCCGGACAGTCATTCCTTTTGACCGAATCCTTTCGGGTCATCATGGTCCCGGTGAGGTGGAGTCAACCCTGGAACTGCCATCCGGCAAGAAGCACCTTCTGATTAACATCGCCCGCCTTTATGACTACGAAAACAAAGAGGCCGGAGCGGTGGCTGTGGTGTACGATTACACCGGCATCAAGGAACTTGAGGAAACCGCCCGCCGCAAGGAGCGTCTCACCGAATTGGGAGACCTGGCCGCCGGCGTGGCGCATGAAATCAGGAATCCGCTCAATGCCATTTCCATCGCCGCCCAGCGTCTGATGGCCGAATTCAAGCCAAAAGAAAATCCCGAGGATTTTCAATCCTTCACCCGCCAAATTAAATCGGAGGCCAATCGCCTGAATGAAATCGTTTCCCGCTTCCTGGCGATGGCGCGCGGACAGTCATCTGCCCGGAATCAATTTGATGCCGGTCATGTTACCGAGGAAGCGGTGCGCTTTCTTGGCCTTGGAATTGAGACCGACAGAGTCAAACTTGAATCGCGGATCGAATCGGGCCTTTCCATCCGTGGAAATGAAGACCGCCTCAAACAACTGGTCATTAACCTCGTTCGCAACAGCCTCGAGGCCTGCGGGGAAAAAGGCGGAAATGTCCTGGTCAGGTTATTCCGCGACCATGAGCAGGTAGTTCTTCTGGTTAAAGATACCGGCCCGGGAATTCCCGAGGAGATAAGAAAGAAAATATTCAGCCCCTATTTCACGACCAAGGACAAAGGTACCGGTCTGGGCCTTTCGATCGTGCATCAGATTGTCGAGGAATTTCAGGGGAAAATGGAATTGCTCACGCCGCCCGGGGGGGGCGCCGAATTCAGAATCATATTTCCCGCCGCATAA
- a CDS encoding PAS domain S-box protein — MLGFKTPGLFIRISHLIIIQVLFIFAALALVLFDSGSSDTPTQHYYRQRQQAEVASQTLFDLIEADSTASPFNNSKMKSEAERLVRENSWVDAVNVIYHNPRTGRDSLFHLSDRTGFDSHPLEFSTAPDSSLRNGFIYAGAGSPTVLSGDGSHLGFIMRPTNARNDYAIYLTASNDMEGDAKGNQAEVLFLLFLFSALISLLIINLMFRGVKRPLANLIEALERTADGHEHYVSEDEGDKDIQRLARAFNQMSQSLSEKQRKLSIANHELVKANKSLIESESILTALVDYSPDAIIVTDLDDQVIIYNQQAARGFGYNQSDLLGRKIGNLFALPNTHDRLNATETENLETQEIICRRRDGSRFPALLVHTTLGPEGCKPIAMLYFIKDISESENYQNMILRLDRIASRGKMARDIAHEINNYLAILQGNLELLPMFMAKNDTAKCEQKINVMKDTVTKISKFTDGLTQFSDENSEFRKEDLNQLIENLIAFVKPQNKFDDILIGTNLSENLPLVEIDASQIQLLLVNLLYNAAEAMTTFEGTRWIIISTAPDESGQNVILKVTDSGPGINEENIPKMFVTRFSTKRGCNGLGLITCKNVADIHKGEIAYHTGDESRAIFVINLPVKREIASGQERRAGETQKVPSDASK, encoded by the coding sequence ATGCTTGGCTTTAAAACTCCCGGTTTATTTATACGAATTTCACATCTCATTATAATCCAGGTTCTCTTCATATTCGCCGCCCTGGCGCTGGTGCTGTTTGATTCCGGTAGCAGCGATACGCCGACCCAGCACTATTACCGGCAACGACAGCAAGCCGAAGTGGCATCCCAGACCCTCTTTGACCTGATCGAGGCTGATTCCACTGCCAGTCCCTTCAATAATTCGAAAATGAAAAGTGAAGCGGAGCGGCTTGTTCGGGAAAACAGCTGGGTTGATGCCGTCAATGTCATCTATCATAATCCCAGAACCGGGCGGGACAGCCTGTTCCATTTGTCCGATCGCACCGGGTTTGATTCTCATCCTTTGGAGTTCTCCACTGCTCCCGATTCCAGCCTCCGGAATGGATTCATTTATGCAGGCGCCGGGAGCCCGACTGTTCTTTCCGGCGATGGAAGTCATCTGGGCTTTATCATGCGGCCCACCAATGCCCGAAATGACTATGCCATATATCTGACCGCATCAAATGATATGGAGGGCGACGCCAAAGGGAATCAGGCGGAAGTGCTCTTTCTGCTCTTCCTGTTTTCGGCTCTTATTTCTCTTCTAATCATCAATCTGATGTTCCGGGGTGTCAAGCGGCCGCTGGCCAACCTCATTGAAGCGCTGGAACGAACCGCCGACGGTCATGAGCATTATGTGTCCGAAGACGAGGGTGATAAAGATATTCAGCGGCTGGCCCGGGCCTTCAATCAGATGTCCCAGAGCCTGTCCGAAAAGCAACGCAAACTGTCGATCGCCAATCACGAACTCGTGAAAGCCAACAAATCCCTTATCGAATCCGAGTCAATATTGACCGCGCTGGTCGATTATTCTCCCGATGCCATTATTGTGACCGATCTTGATGATCAGGTTATCATCTATAATCAGCAGGCGGCGCGCGGTTTCGGCTATAATCAAAGCGACCTGCTGGGGAGGAAAATTGGCAACCTGTTTGCCCTGCCCAACACCCACGACCGGCTCAATGCCACGGAAACCGAGAATCTTGAGACCCAGGAAATTATCTGCCGGCGGCGCGACGGCAGCCGGTTTCCCGCCCTGCTTGTTCATACCACCCTGGGGCCCGAAGGGTGTAAGCCGATCGCCATGCTCTATTTTATCAAAGATATTTCCGAGAGCGAAAACTACCAGAATATGATTCTCAGGCTCGACCGTATCGCCTCGCGCGGCAAAATGGCCCGCGATATCGCCCATGAAATAAATAATTATCTGGCCATTTTGCAGGGGAATCTGGAACTCCTGCCCATGTTCATGGCCAAAAACGACACGGCTAAGTGCGAACAGAAAATCAATGTGATGAAAGATACTGTTACGAAGATATCCAAATTCACCGACGGCCTCACCCAGTTCAGCGACGAAAACAGCGAATTCCGCAAAGAAGATCTCAACCAGCTGATTGAAAACCTGATCGCCTTTGTCAAACCGCAGAACAAATTCGATGACATTTTGATTGGCACCAATCTTTCCGAAAATCTGCCGCTGGTGGAAATCGATGCCAGCCAGATTCAGCTATTGCTGGTCAACCTCCTCTACAACGCCGCCGAAGCTATGACCACGTTCGAGGGAACCCGCTGGATAATAATTTCAACCGCTCCTGATGAATCCGGTCAAAATGTAATTCTGAAGGTCACCGACAGCGGCCCCGGAATCAATGAGGAAAATATCCCCAAAATGTTTGTCACCCGCTTCAGCACCAAGAGGGGATGCAACGGCCTCGGATTGATCACCTGCAAAAATGTGGCCGACATCCACAAGGGTGAAATCGCTTATCACACCGGCGATGAATCCCGGGCTATCTTCGTGATCAACCTGCCGGTGAAAAGAGAAATCGCCTCCGGGCAGGAAAGGCGCGCCGGGGAAACGCAAAAAGTGCCGTCGGACGCGTCAAAATAA
- the trxB gene encoding thioredoxin-disulfide reductase: protein MTEKKYDIVIVGGGPGGLTAGLYAARANRKTVLIEKYLPGGQIANTEEVEDYPGFHLIAGPELAMKMTEHAKHFGLEIASDEVTEIYSDGNDRIVVTASGDIYRAKAVIISTGGSPNHLNVPGEKDFAGKGVSYCAICDGAFFKNQVIAVAGGGDAAVEEGLFLTKFGSKVYIIHRRNELRAQKIIQQRAHNNPKIEFILDTVIDSINGDNRVRNLSLRNVKIGRQSTLEVGAIFIFVGFVPNSNLTREPLNKDKGGYIITNERMETSIKGIFACGDVRSQMVRQITNAVGDGTTAAVAAEKYIEEMES from the coding sequence ATGACCGAAAAAAAGTATGATATCGTTATCGTAGGCGGTGGTCCCGGGGGGCTTACGGCCGGATTATATGCGGCCCGGGCCAATCGAAAAACCGTGCTAATCGAAAAATACCTTCCCGGAGGGCAGATTGCCAATACAGAAGAAGTCGAGGATTACCCCGGTTTTCATTTGATAGCCGGCCCGGAATTGGCCATGAAGATGACCGAGCACGCCAAGCATTTCGGGCTCGAGATCGCCTCGGATGAAGTCACCGAGATATACAGCGATGGGAATGATCGGATAGTCGTGACGGCCTCGGGTGATATTTATCGCGCCAAAGCGGTCATTATCTCAACCGGTGGATCGCCCAATCATCTTAATGTCCCCGGCGAGAAAGATTTTGCCGGAAAGGGCGTTTCTTACTGTGCCATCTGCGATGGCGCCTTTTTTAAGAACCAGGTGATTGCTGTCGCCGGCGGGGGAGACGCCGCGGTGGAAGAAGGGTTGTTCCTCACTAAATTCGGGAGCAAAGTCTACATCATTCATCGCCGTAATGAGCTGCGGGCCCAGAAAATCATCCAGCAGCGGGCGCACAATAATCCCAAAATCGAATTTATCCTCGATACCGTCATCGATTCCATCAACGGCGACAACCGCGTCCGAAATCTGTCGCTGCGCAACGTCAAAATCGGCCGGCAGTCAACTCTGGAGGTCGGCGCCATATTTATATTTGTCGGATTTGTGCCCAATTCCAATCTGACCCGCGAGCCGCTCAATAAGGATAAGGGCGGGTATATTATTACCAATGAGCGTATGGAAACCTCTATCAAGGGCATATTCGCCTGCGGCGATGTGCGCAGCCAAATGGTCAGGCAGATCACCAATGCCGTGGGTGACGGCACGACTGCGGCGGTGGCGGCCGAAAAGTACATCGAAGAAATGGAGAGTTGA